The Glycine soja cultivar W05 chromosome 9, ASM419377v2, whole genome shotgun sequence sequence TATTCACCTCCAAACATCTAGTCACCGATCCGATTATTGAAAACCaagaattcaacaaaaaaaaaatgttgaaaatcAAGAATAACGTGTGCTAAACTTTGCTTACAAAATTTAAGCATGATCTAACGGTAAATGACTCTGTGATCATGATTTTAGGATGATGACCAGGTGAGTATGTGAGTTAGCCTTTTCCTATTCTTTCTCTATGTTTGTTGTCATTTTCACTCACAATATTGAGTCTTTTACCTAATTTGACCTCTCTTTGCCTAGACAAGTGAAATAAAACGGGCTTACACATTTGGGTTTTTCTTCACATAAAAAGAAAGTCCAAAACCCAACATTTGTTAGAGAATAGGAAGAGGATAAAATGTTAGAGACATTTCTATCGTGAGTAATAGGAAGCTTTTCCAATAATACAGACTCCAATACTCAAATAGAGTATTAAAGGAGAACTACATTATGTTGTTCAACTCGCCTATTTTTACTTAATATGggatattaaaatgatttagtatattaaaattactATGTACTTTAAATTAAGGATAaatattgtttcatttttctcactttAGTAATAAAACCAATCTAGAGCGCAGTCtttaactaattattataaaatgtgcCTTTACATATGTGTCCTTCATTATATAAGGATAGGAAATAGCATAGAGGCCATGTGCGATGCTAAGCACTTTCCAAAGACCAATAGAAAAGAATGGGTCGTTCCATTCTttaccttcaccttcttgtttcatcctttcttattttcacTTTGTTGCTGAATGCTGTCCATGCCAGTAAAAAGGTAGGCCtggttatatatttttcttgttaattgGTTTCTCGTTTGCATTTTGTTAAGAGGTTTCtactttgaaaatgatcagGTGATGATTTTAAGATAgggtgtaatatttgaatttgGATGATATGATGTTGTTTTTTGATTTTCTGTTTATAGTGCTACATTGTATACTTGGGAGCTCATTCTCATGGTCCAACCCCTTCATCTGTTGACCTAGAAACTGCCACACATTCTCATTATGATTTTCTGGGTTCAATCTTGGGAAGGTATATAAATTGGTGAACCATTAAATTCAGCTTAAGTTCTGGTTTAGAAGAAACTGATTAATTGATTAACTGTgttgtatatattaataattcacAGCCATGAAAAGGCCAAAGAAgcaattatttattcatataataAACACATCAATGGCTTTGCCGCTGAACTTGAAGAGGAAGAAGCTGCAGATATTGCAAGTAAGAAAATCAATTAGTGTctatttttactaattttttcttattataaccTAGTTTCAAGTTAGTTAGTTGACACAATGATTCCACTATGCAGAAAACCCAAACGTAATATCTGTGTTCTTGAGCAAAGTGCATAAACTGCACACTACTCGTTCATGGGAGTTTCTTGGACTGCAAAGAAATGGCAGGAACACAGCTTGGCAAAGGGGAAGATTTGGGGAAAATACAATCATCGGTAACATTGATACAGGTAAACTTTATAACTGTACCTTACTCTATTTTATAATCCATGACTCTATTTCGTAAAATTAGtgtagtttttttataatttcatttttataccAATAAGATTTACAAAATTAGGAACCTAAAgtacaaaaatcataaaatcaatGATTAAAGTGACTCATACTTAAAtgcaaaaaaactaaaatgggaTTTACTCGATTAGAATCAATTAGTTatctattattaaatattttgagagCACATAAATAGTAATGATCATAGCCAGAGATATCAATTTATCCTATAGTTTGTTATATACttgtttacttattttattgaGGATGTATAGAAGGTCGATGTTGCCGTAACATGTTAATTATAGGACTATTAGGTGCTTTCCggtttttcaaattaattaatctattcCTCGACATGCACTACTGGCTTTCTTGAGTTGGCAAGATTCTTTGTTGAGTTCTAAAAATCCAAGCATGAAAGCTGAGGAAATTTATtaaagtattatattttatttgtccaCGAGATCTCACGGTGTGccgttccaaaaaaaaaaaaaaaagatctccTGGGGTGTGTGTTGCATATTTGTAAATTGCAAGAGGGAGAATTCCAATAAATTTAAGAGCCTAAATGTCAGGGATCACTTTGCAATcaattgttatattttgttattttgacacctactatatatatatatatatatatatatatatatatacactaagTTATATCGTGTAAGTCATATCAATTATTACATActctgatattttttatattggatAATTTAGGTATAATATGTAGTTataattagtttgattttttttaaaaaaaataatttgattgttaaaaatcataattatatataaagttatcaaaagtaaaataattaatactcctcatacatatatgtacatacatataGAGAAAGAGAGGGTGAGAGAGAACAAGATTAATTAACATTAGATGTCGAACTTTTGAACTTACATcacttgatatttttttataataaaaaattaattaatcaatccaTTCATTGATttaaaagttcttttttttgtgtgtgatcatttaaaatttattataaagtagattaattaagtttataaaattttatataaaaaacaaattgatatttaataacgctactttattttaatagataatatgttatttaaaatatagttaaatgtttaattttagttaaaCATACCAAACAATGTCCAATTTATGCAGAATTTGATGCACGTGATTAAAAAGTTGtaatatcaaattatttaattaattatataacataCTAACCAAATAATTATTGGGAAGATAAATAACTAATTCAAGTAATGTATGGTAGAATAATCATTGTGATGTAATAAGATTTAAGAATCCCTAATAGATAAGATGGGGGATAGCGAATTAGATTTTTTCCTATTGATTATATTAGAAGATACTATGAGGGTACATGCACGGACAAAAAAAGATGTAGGGTCTACAGTAAAGaagttatattttatcttaacatctaaaaaagaaagatctgtttctaattttattaattactacGTATTTGTTTTCTACAAAGATATCTCTAAATTCTTTAAATTACTCTCCTAATTAACTACTCCTCCCTTTGTACAGGTGTTTGGCCCGAATCCAAGAGTTTTGCCGACAACGGAATAGGTCCTGTCCCGGCAAAATGGCGTGGGGGCAATGTCTGTCAAATTAACAAACTCCGGGGTTCAAATAAAGTTCCATGTAACAGGTCCTCTTCCTTTCTTTAAATCTTTCACACTTTTCATATCCAATGTATAATTTAATATCTGTAGTAACGTTAGTCATTATATAATagtataagtaattttaaatttaaatagtaatatttaaaattatatatatgtatatagttTAAGTATAATCTAAGAGTTATATTtattgaaagagagaaaatatgtCTAAAAATTAAGTCCATACCTGTTTAACACCCTCTAAAATTAAGTTACGTTCAAAGCAAAAGTTTCACGAGAGTTGCTTGAAACAACGTACGTTCGTTCACTCAAATGTACCTTAACACtatgaaaaacatatatatgtaaaataattttaaaacataaaaaattgtgaGCGTACGtgttatatttttcaaagaaaaataaactgaGATAAATAAGGATAGATAATAAGAGTATCAATTTGATTGCAACAAATGTATGTGTGGTATGTATACACAATGATATGCACTTTTTGCTGATTTTAAATCGCTTAGTTTAATTTATGCATGCAAAAtcttcaacatcatcaacaataTTGTGTTATATAATCCAGGAAGCTAATTGGAGCAAGGTTCTTCAACAAAGCTTATGAAGCATTTAACGGTCAACTTCCCGCTTCACAACAAACAGCACGTGACTTTGTAGGGCATGGTACTCATACTCTATCAACTGCTGGGGGCAATTTTGTCCCAGAAGCGAGTGTATTTGGCGTTGGCAATGGCACTGCAAAGGGTGGATCCCCAAGAGCTCGAGTTGCAGCCTACAAAGCGTGTTGGTCTCTAACCGATGCAGCAAGTTGTTTTGGGGCGGATGTGTTAGCCGCTATTGATCAAGCCATAGATGATGGTGTTGATGTTATTTCGGTTTCTGTTGGAGGCAGAACTAGTCCTAGGGCTGAAGAAATAttcactgatgaggtttccatTGGGGCATTCCACGCACTTGTCAAAAATATTCTTGTGGTTGCCTCTGCAGGGAACCTTGGACCAACGCCTGGAACTGTTATCAATGTGGCTCCGTGGTTATTCACAATTGCAGCTAGCACACTAGACAGGGACTTCAGCAGTACCTTAACTTTTGGAAACAATCAGCAAATTACGGTATTCTTCTTCTAAAATATACTAACAACAtactttttcaaattaatgGATCTCACAATTCATTTATTAACTCTCTTttctacttttatattttttaataaatttcaacaattaGTGAAAAGTGTGTCATTagtactctttttctttttcttaatttataattttttactactACTACTTGTCAGTATTGTAAGTCAAATTATACCCTTACCCCATaatcattatttataaattaatattagtaaaaataaagaGGAGAATATTCTTTATAGAGAAAATTATATTACTTTATGACATGCATGCTATATGAGTTgaccttttatttattgtaatttaagTAACTCATAACTATTATATGAATACTTGATTAAATTACTAGATAGACATGACACTAATACTAGCTAAATGTTTGGTGGTTATctcttaaacaaaaataatgtttCTAATGTCAATCTTTTATCTGCATAACTTGTAATAACTCTATTATTTCTAAGATATTGCATCTCTAGCCTATCTTTTTTAGTCTTACTATACACATACTTCTTTCAAGTTATATAACAatacaattacaaattaatcaaGAGATAATCTGTATTAAAGAAAAAGGACCacgttatataattaattatagaagGTTTATATGAAGTTAAGATAGGTAAATAAGGTAACAAGGGTAAAATCACTAATGTTCAAAGAGTGTCAATATTGTAATTTACACATTAttctgttattattattgttggaaTAATTGTGTTTTTTGACTTCCAGGGAGCGAGTCTTTTCGTAAACATACCACCCAACCAGTCGTTTTCTTTAATCCTTGCTACAGATGCTAAATTTGCCAATGTGTCAAACCGAGACGCGTAAGTACAAATCATCTCACATGCACTTCCTCAAACTAACCTTGTTTATTGAATGACCATTTACTTATTAATTCCACGTGCATTCTTGCAGTCAATTTTGTAGGGCTGGGACACTTGACCCTAGAAAAGTAAGCGGCAAAATAGTGCAATGCATTCGagatggaaaaataaaatcagttgcTGAGGGTCAGGAAGCTCTATCTGCAGGCGCCAAGGGAGTGATTTTGGGCAATCAAGAGCAAAATGGGGACACACTTCTTGCCGAGCCTCATGTTTTGTCCACTGTCAACTATCATCAACAACATCAAAAAACAACGCCCTCTAGTTTTGACATAACTGCCACGTAAATTATATATCCTTTTTGGTCACCTTAACTAACATTTTCAAATGACATTCTACGTACAAAAGAAGTGGTCCATTATATGCACACGtgttgtatatgtttattgGTGCAGGGATGATCCAATAAACTCAAATACGACACTAAGGATGTCTCCAGCGAGAACGTTGCTTGGAAGAAAGCCAGCTCCAGTTATGGCTTCATTCTCATCCAGAGGACCCAATCCAATTCAGCCATCAATACTCAAGGTACATACACTACACTAGAATTGAAATATTTGGCATCATCTATGTATAGAATATGAAATGATCGAAAGTTATTAAAAGTCACAAACTTTTGAAGGTCTCACTTCGTATTTAATGAAACtcacatatattattttataattgtttagaTGATCTAACTTAATTGGTTGAATAACATGTGTGAATTGTAAATCTACATACCCCCACATGCCCGTGTTCATCCTACTTATAAAAAAAGTGTATTCCTAACACTCTCATATTCCTTATGATTATATTGTCTTCACTTTGTGATGagatttgttttgtttattgttttttgtcttAGCCTGATGTTACCGCCCCTGGTGTGAACATACTTGCTGCATATTCACTATTTGCAAGTGCATCGAACTTGCTAACAGACACTCGTCGTGGGTTCAAATTCAACGTGTTGCAAGGGACTTCTATGTCTTGCCCTCATGTTGCTGGCATTGCTGGACTTATCAAAACATTTCATCCTGATTGGAGTCCCGCAGCTATTAAATCAGCAATCATGACCACTGGTCTATTCTCTCTCTGgattaatatatagatatataatcctttattatcaatttatatcttttgttaattatttctaTTTCATTACACAAGAGTCTCAGTCTCTCTATCTCCATGTCCGTGTGTGTTTTCTCCTTAAAACAACAAATCTAAATCATTCAATGCACAAATACGATACGTGTGTCGAATATGATAGGTATCCAATATGGCAATCAAAATGTATAGGGTATAATACGTCTaagttacatatttaaaaatgcataaaaaaattataaaacataatcaatatATAATTGCAATTAtgcaaatcaaattaaaaacatacTTGTTGCCTTCTTGGTTTGTTAAGGGACAATACTTCTTTAACTTTCTCCTAATTATAAGTTTCATGTAATTGtattagattttataaatactttAAAGGTTTGGATAATTCATTGATAAGTATCACTGATGTATCCAAAGAGTATCGATATTAGATATAtgaatacatgaaacaaattaaattatcaatGCTTCATAAGTTTGGATATTTCACCGATGTGTATTGGTGAAGGATTCAAAAGTATTAGTATCAG is a genomic window containing:
- the LOC114425116 gene encoding subtilisin-like protease Glyma18g48580, coding for MGRSILYLHLLVSSFLIFTLLLNAVHASKKCYIVYLGAHSHGPTPSSVDLETATHSHYDFLGSILGSHEKAKEAIIYSYNKHINGFAAELEEEEAADIAKNPNVISVFLSKVHKLHTTRSWEFLGLQRNGRNTAWQRGRFGENTIIGNIDTGVWPESKSFADNGIGPVPAKWRGGNVCQINKLRGSNKVPCNRKLIGARFFNKAYEAFNGQLPASQQTARDFVGHGTHTLSTAGGNFVPEASVFGVGNGTAKGGSPRARVAAYKACWSLTDAASCFGADVLAAIDQAIDDGVDVISVSVGGRTSPRAEEIFTDEVSIGAFHALVKNILVVASAGNLGPTPGTVINVAPWLFTIAASTLDRDFSSTLTFGNNQQITGASLFVNIPPNQSFSLILATDAKFANVSNRDAQFCRAGTLDPRKVSGKIVQCIRDGKIKSVAEGQEALSAGAKGVILGNQEQNGDTLLAEPHVLSTVNYHQQHQKTTPSSFDITATDDPINSNTTLRMSPARTLLGRKPAPVMASFSSRGPNPIQPSILKPDVTAPGVNILAAYSLFASASNLLTDTRRGFKFNVLQGTSMSCPHVAGIAGLIKTFHPDWSPAAIKSAIMTTASTRDNTNKPIGDAFDKTLANPFAYGSGHVQPNSAIDPGLIYDLSIVDYLNFLCASGYDQQLISALNFNSTFTCSGSHSITDLNYPSITLPNLGLNAITVTRTVTNVGPASTYFAKAQLRGYNIVVVPSSLSFKKIGEKRTFRVIVQATSVTKRGNYSFGELLWTNGKHLVRSPITVRRK